The Pollutimonas sp. M17 sequence ACAGCATGTCGATCAATGTGCTGGTAGGCATGCGGCGAAAGCGTTCGGGCGCCAGATAGCGTCCCAGGACCGTATATTTCACTTCGGACTCGGTTTCGCGCAGGCGCACATTCAGGTGGATGTCGCTGGCTCCGTGGCGCACGCCCCACTCCAGCAGGTCCTGGAAGGCGTCGGCCAGCGCGATCTTCGACGGCCCCAGCCGGATATCGGGCGCGTTGGACAGCGATCGGGCAGTGACCTGGCCGCGGGCGATCGCCAGCAGCAAAGGCGCCGCCAGCACATAGCGGGACGGGCTGGCCAGCCGGTAGCCCTGCTGCACGACGCGGCGGGCCAGTTCGTCGGCCTGATCGCCGCCCACATGCTCGGCCAGTGCAAACAGCGCCACCGTCCGGTCCTCGAGCAGGACCGGCGCCAGCCGCCCGGCGAGGCCGTCGACATCGAACTGCGAGCTTAATGAACGCAGGAAACGCGGCGCCATCGCGGCCAACTGGTCGGCATGCGAGATGAGGACGGCGGCCGTCGCGTCGAAACGCGAGGCCGGCTCCCGCGCCTCGAGCCGGGCCGACGACCGCCGCCATGACGAAAACGGCCTCATGGCCTTGCCGTCCACAAGCCGGGATGCAGGCACAAGGTATGGGCCTCCTGGCGGCGCTCCAGGTGCACGCAGGATCCGGAAATACCGCGCAGCAGGTATTCGGCGGGCCCGGCCTTGGCGCCCACCGCGAGCGCCCTGCCGTGCAGATAGATGTGGGGCCGTGAGCCTATCATCACTTCGGCAAGCAGCTTGCGGCCCACGCCGTAGATCGCCACCAGCCTGAGTGCCCCGCCGGAGGCCGATTCCGCGCCGCCCCGCGCGGTCTCGGCGCCAGGGCTCTCCCGGCCCATGCGGCTCTTCAGCTGCTTCAGGGCCAGGTCCGCGTCCAGGCGCATCAACTCGCGCACCGACATTTCCAGGGAGGCGCTGTCGCCGATGGCGGCAAGGCCCTGCGCCGCGCCGGGCGCCAGGCACAGCACGCCCGCCAGAATGAGGGTATCAAGGCACAGCGGGGTTTTCGCTTTCATACAGCACTCCTTGCAAAGTCAGGGTCAGGCCGCTGTCCCGCGCGCCTGGCGCGTTTACCTCGCGCAAGGTCAGCATGGCCTTGTTCCATGCGATGAATGACAGATGGGGCAGCAGCAGGCCGGCCGAACGCAATGGACCGACGATCTGCAGGGACCGGGACGCATAGGCGGGCAGATGCGCCGGCCGCGCAATCGGCCTGCCCTGTCCGTCCAGCGGCGCAGGTATCGGCAGGGGAAGCGTCTTGCCGACCCGCAACTGGGCAAAGCCCGCCCGCAATCCCTGCAAGGCGCTGAAGAATCTTCGTTCATTCTCCCTGCTGTCCGCCGGGCGTCGATGGGCGAGCGGTATGCCGCCTGCAGCGATCCTCCAGCTCGCGTCGGCGTGGTCCAGCGAGGCGAATTCCACCTTCCAATCGACCCGGATGTTCTCCAACAGGCTTTGATTGCTTGCGCCTGTTTCCCGTCTTTCGTAGCGGGCCTGGCAATGCCATTGAGCGCCGTGCGGGGCGCACTCGGCCTGAAGCAGCCGCCATCCGCCCATATTGACCGGCAGTTCATAGAAAGCCTCCAGCAGCGTGCGCGTGCCCTGCAGGCCATGGACGAGGCGCCCCTGGGCCGACCTGCTTATGGCGTCCCGCCAGGCCTGCGCCGGATCCTCTTGCGCCGGCCCGGCCGCGACGGCGCGATCCGGTCTCAGTGCCCGCCACGCGGCCGGCACCAGCAGCACCAGGACGAGAGCCAGCGCGAAACACTGCACCGGCCAAGGAAAAAAAGGCCGCCAGCCCGCGATCCGGCGCAGTTGGGTGGCTGCGGAACTGGCTGCCTCGATCGCGGCCATGTCCGGGACGCCGGGTGCGCCCGGCGCACCCAGGATGCGCAACTGCGGATAGGCCAGGCGCAGTTCGGCCAGCACCTCCTCGGCCGCAAGGCGGGACGGATAGAAGCGGTCCGTGCGCGCCACCACCGCGCCCTCGTGCACGGCTACCAGCCAGTGTCCCGCGGCACCGACTTCCATCAACAAGGCCATGGTGCCCGAGGCGAACAGCACAGCGACATTCTGTGCCGCCGAGTGCAGGACATTCTTGTGCTGCCGTCCGGCCTTCAGGGTCAGCACGCCGACCGACCCGGCCGCGTCGCCGGCCAATACGCAATGCGTGGACCGATGGCGTCTGGCGATGCGCATGCCCAGGCGGTCGGCCCTGGCTCCGATCAGCGGAAACCAGTCCAGGCCGAATACCAGCGTCGCGGATGGAAGGGAAAGGATCAAGGGTTCGCTCATGGCCTCGCCTAAAACCCTTCTTCAAGCTGGGCCGTGACCACCATGACGGTGGTCAGTTGCTGGGCGGCGGCGCGGTCGCTGCCGCCCAGCGCCAGCGGCATGCCCGGATTCAGGCGCCGGCCTTCGGTCTCTTCCTGCGTGCGATCGAAGCCGGAAATAATCAGGGGCTGGCCCGGCTGCAGTACGACCTGCTGCACCGTCCCATTGCCGTCGATGGTGACTTGCTGCAGTTGCAGGGGATTGTCCCGGCTTCCGAACATGACGGATTTCAGAGGCTGGGCAACGGTGTTGTCATAGGCCACCGACAGCAGTATCTGGCCGTCGTCCTGCGCATCCGGAACCAGCGTCAGCAGCGACCCCACCGTCTCTTCCCTCTGGCTGACGGAAACCGAAGGCAGCGCAAGCCCCGCGCTCTGGCCCAGCGCCGTGGTCTGGACCTTGTCGATATAGGAAAAGGTGGTCCGCACCGCATGCGTGACGGGCCTGCGGTTCAAGGTCAGGACGGGCAGGCTGCTGCGTCGCACCACCTTGCCGACCCGGCTCAAGGCCTTGATCACCGCCTCGGAGCTCTTGAACGGCCCTTCGTTCAAGCCTATGCCCAGCGCACCCGCCTCGGCTACGCCGGACCCGGGCATGCTGATGGCCGCCGCCACTTTAGCGCTGGTAAACACCAGGTTCCAGTCCAGCCCCGCTTCGGCGCTGTCCTGCACAGCCACCGTAAGCTCTTCGAAGACCAGGCGGACCCGCCGCGTCAATGCGCGGTTTTCCTGCTCCAGATACAAGGCGATTCGGTTCAGCACCTCTGGAGTGTCCGTCACCACAATGGACGAACTGGCGCCCGGTTCGGCCACCACGACGCCGGCACGCGAAAGAAAAGGCTCGATGCGCGCGCGCAGCACCGTGAATACATCATGGACGGGACTGTCCAGGCTGGTCCGCGACGTACTGACGAAGCCGTCCGCCTCGCTGCGGCCGCCCAGGCCCAGCGAGGCCTGCGCATTGGCATTGAGCGTCAGCGCACGCACATTGAAAACGCGGGTTTCAGTCCGGTAGAACTCGATGCGCTCATTCCGATATGCCCAGGCCACGCCCAGCCGCGCGGCAATGCGGTCCAGTATGCGGGCCAGCGGCGCCGGGCCGCCCGACAGCGCCACGGTTGCCGGCGCGACAAACGCCGAACCGGCCTCCGCCGCGCCCAGCCGGGGAAGGAAGTGATCAAGTGGAAGCAAAGCATCGGGCCGGACGTGCACCGGAATATTCGTTGCCGCCGTGATACGCTGAGCCAGGGCCTGGAGGTCCATTTCGCCTTCCGCGAACATCAGCGTCGTATCGACATTGGCGCGCAATGCCAGGGGCAGCGTCAGCTCGCGGGCCAGAGGCTGCGAGCGGCCCGCCAGCCAGGGGCGCCCGACATCCTGAGCCGCGCGGCGCGCCTCGGCGCTTTCCACCGAACGCGAAAACCCCTCGTGCCCCGCCAGAACGGCCGATTGCCTGCCGTCTATCGATGCCGCCAGCTGGCGCATACGCTCGCCCAGCGCGCATCCGGACAGCGCGCCGCACAAGGCGGCAGCCAGCATGAAGCGTAGGGCCCCGGTCATGATGGCCTCGTTGCGCCGACAGTACGGTCGCAAGGCTGCGCATACGGCACAACGCGCAATACCCGATTGGAATAAAAGCACGGCTGCGCCGGCCGGTCCGACAATTCCGTCGAGGCCACGAGCTCACGCACGGCCAGCTTGAAATCGGGCTCGAAACTGGCCGCACCCACAATCGGAATGTCCGCGTCGATGGCCCAATGCTCCGGCTCGAACGTCCAGCCCGACTGCCGCGCCCATCGGGCCAGCGCGGACCTTAGCGTAAGGTCTTGCGGTCCGACCTGATAGCGGCCGGTGGGAGCAGCGCCCGACAGATCGAAACTGGCGGCTGTAAGCGCCGAGACCGACGACGAAGACAAGGGCGCGGCAGAAGGCGATTTCGATGCCGATGAATCCGGCATACCTGATGGCATCGCCCGGGTTGGCGACTTGCCACTCGCTGACGATCCCGCCATCGACCTCGCCATCCACTCCGCCTGCACCTCTGGCGATGCCGGCCCCGGCCTACCTGGCGACAGGCCCGGAACCTGGTCCGGCACCTGCTCAACAGATGCCCCTGTTCGTGCTTCGGCGCCGGTTGCGGTCGTGGTTGCGGTTGCCATTGACCTCGCGGGCGCGACCGCAGCGGGAACCATAGTTGGTTCCGCCATGACCGGAATCGAATCCAGGATATCAGCCTGATCGATTTGATTGACTGGATTGACTGAAGCCGCCGAGGCCGTCGGCGCAAGCGCGGCAACAGGCTGCGCATCGGCATCCGGCGCCTGCGGCGACAACACGCCTTCCCCCGCTGCCCGCCGTACCGTGCTTTTAAGATGGCCGCCGCGCAAAACCAGCGTCGGCCATACGCCGTCCAACACCACATACGGCCCTTCGCGCACATACGCCAGCGGCCTGCCGCCCCGGGCGCCGTCCGCAAAGATCGCCGGCACCGGCTGCTGCGGCGAAAATTGCAGCCAGGTCTTGCGGCCATCGTCGAACACCTGTACCGGCGCCACGGCCCGGTGGCCCGACAGTTCCCAATCGAAGTTGTACTGGACCGCCGCAGCCTTGTCAGCCCGCATCGTGCGCACGAATGAGGGCCAATCGTGCACGCCGGCACACGCCGTCAATACGCCAAGCAACAGAAACGCAGCAAGCAATCTGGCCATCGTCCGCACCCAAAGCAAGTAATCACGCCAACCCTCGGCATTGGCGCCATCTTGCTTGCGGTCGGCTTCTGACCGCCAGACCGAGATGTACGGATAGAATTTTTTATCGCTGCAATAAGCCCACTAGCAATTCAATAAAAACAATCACTTACAACGATCGCACACCGAAAGGAAGCCAGCGTCCCCACAGGCTGCAATTGCCCACCATCGAGAATAAAGAAGCAGCACCCAAGCGACAGGCCATGCCAATTGCATTCGCGTCCCGCCAAGCCATAGAATCCTGGCCAGCCAGAACCTTCGATGCGGAGCTGTTTGCGCCACAAGAGAAGCTGCTCGCTGCACCAGAAGCCGCTTGCGCCAGAGCACAGACTCTCAAACAGCAACAGCCACAAACCGGCCCACCAAAACCCGGCATGCAGCCGTGGCGGCGTGGGTGGGCGGGCCCGGCGTTTAGGCGTGCGCCGCATGCTTCCGTAGGGAAGGCGGGGGCTTTCGGCGGGCGCTGTCTGACCGGAGCGGCACGCAGTGACGCGCAGGGAGTTCGCCCGCCGCCCGCCTGGACGAGGAAGATGCGGAAACAAGCACGCCGTGCCGGGACTGCCCATCCGCGCCGTCATGGCGTGTTTGCAGAAAAACTATGCGCAAACGCAAGTCACCAGATAGCAAGAAGCGTGTGAGTCCTGACCTTGTCGATCACGTCCCTCAAACAGCCCTACGATTGCCGGGAGCCTAACTCCCCATGTGAAGAGCCCTTAACGTCGAAAAAAAATGTCATAAAGGCCAAAAAAAACGCCGCCTCAACCGAGGCGGCGCCTTCCCGATAAAGAACAGAAACGTCCCTTACTTTTTGGCCATCATCTTTGCAGCCTCGGCCGCCGCCGTCTTCAGGGCCGTCGGCGCGGGCTGATTGCCGCTCAGGGCCGTTTCCAGCGTCTGGCGGAACATCGCCCGTATGCGCGGGTAATTGTCGATCCGGAATCCACGGCTGTTGGCCCCCGGGCTGGTCGCATTCGCGGCCACCAGCTGCTTCCAATCGCCCAGGTTCTTGTAGTAGCCATTGTCCGTCAGCGCAAAGGCCTGATCCGTCAAGGGCAGGAAGCCTGTGGCCTGATACCACTCGGCCGCCCGCTTCGGCTGTGCAAGCCAGGCCAGGAACTTGGCGCTGGCCGCATCGCTATCCTTGGAATGTCCGGCCGTCACCCACAGCGCCGACCCGCCCACGAAGGGGTTGCCCGGCTTCTTCGTAACCTCCGGATAATAAGGCAGGCCGCTGATCGCGAAATCCAGCTTCTTCGAGTTCTTGAAATAGCCCAGGTTTTCCGAGGTCGAGAACAGCACCGCGCATTCCCCGGCCGCAAAGCGCTTGGTCGCCACCGAGTTGTACTCGGGCTTGACCATCAGTTCCGAGCGCACCCAGCTTATCATCAGCGACAGATGACGTATGTACATCGAATCGAAACTGAAGGCCGGCTTGCTCTTGGCCTTCAAGCCATTGTCGCCGCCGGCATAAAGCTGGTTGTTCACCGCCGCCAGGTTTTCCAGATTGATCGACACCGGCTGATCCGAGGTCAGGGGGCAAGTGCGCGAACCGTTATTGGCCAGAGTGACCAGTTGATCCTGCAAGCCGCTCCAGGCGCGCTGCGGCACCGTCGGCTGCAGCTTGGCCTTCTTGAAGGCGTCGACGTTGTAGAACATTACCGGGACGTCCACCATATAGGGGAAAGCCACCAGCCTGCCTTTGTTGTCGCGCGCAAAGGTGTTTTGCTCGGACAAGAACCACTTTGCGTCCTTGATCGGGTAACGCGCCAGCAAGGTGTTCAAGGGCTGGATGTAGGAACGGCCCGCCACCTCGTCGGGCGCCCGGTCGTCGTCCAACTGCACCAGTTGTGGCCTTTCGTCGCGTTTCTTGGCCGCTTCCAGCGCCGCCTCGACCTCGTCTTCGTTGGCGAACGCCTTGAGCTTGACGGTAACGTCTTTTTGATCGCGGTTGAAATCCTTGACCAGCCCCTCGAAGATCTCTTTGTTGTACGGACTGAGCGAATGCCAGACCCGGACTTCGGTGGCGGCCGATGCCGCCACCGAAGACATCAGCATCGCGCCCGCACTTGCCCACACAAGCTTGCGCCCCGAAAACAGGGCGCCATAAAGCCAGTTTAATTTCATATTAGGTTTGACCCAGAAAAGGAAACTCAGGTTCGGGCCGCCGGCCCGAGATAAGGTCAGCCAGCGCGCGACCCGACCCGACCCCCATGGTCCAACCCAAGGTACCGTGCCCGGTATTCAGATACAGGTTCTGGATTTTGGTTCTGCCGATCAGAGGGACATTCGA is a genomic window containing:
- a CDS encoding extracellular solute-binding protein — translated: MKLNWLYGALFSGRKLVWASAGAMLMSSVAASAATEVRVWHSLSPYNKEIFEGLVKDFNRDQKDVTVKLKAFANEDEVEAALEAAKKRDERPQLVQLDDDRAPDEVAGRSYIQPLNTLLARYPIKDAKWFLSEQNTFARDNKGRLVAFPYMVDVPVMFYNVDAFKKAKLQPTVPQRAWSGLQDQLVTLANNGSRTCPLTSDQPVSINLENLAAVNNQLYAGGDNGLKAKSKPAFSFDSMYIRHLSLMISWVRSELMVKPEYNSVATKRFAAGECAVLFSTSENLGYFKNSKKLDFAISGLPYYPEVTKKPGNPFVGGSALWVTAGHSKDSDAASAKFLAWLAQPKRAAEWYQATGFLPLTDQAFALTDNGYYKNLGDWKQLVAANATSPGANSRGFRIDNYPRIRAMFRQTLETALSGNQPAPTALKTAAAEAAKMMAKK
- a CDS encoding TcpQ domain-containing protein, translated to MARLLAAFLLLGVLTACAGVHDWPSFVRTMRADKAAAVQYNFDWELSGHRAVAPVQVFDDGRKTWLQFSPQQPVPAIFADGARGGRPLAYVREGPYVVLDGVWPTLVLRGGHLKSTVRRAAGEGVLSPQAPDADAQPVAALAPTASAASVNPVNQIDQADILDSIPVMAEPTMVPAAVAPARSMATATTTATGAEARTGASVEQVPDQVPGLSPGRPGPASPEVQAEWMARSMAGSSASGKSPTRAMPSGMPDSSASKSPSAAPLSSSSVSALTAASFDLSGAAPTGRYQVGPQDLTLRSALARWARQSGWTFEPEHWAIDADIPIVGAASFEPDFKLAVRELVASTELSDRPAQPCFYSNRVLRVVPYAQPCDRTVGATRPS